A region of Pyxidicoccus parkwaysis DNA encodes the following proteins:
- a CDS encoding heavy metal translocating P-type ATPase → MNHSHSHHHHAHTQPPPTSGGAHAIDPVCGMKVDPLAPKGGSLEHEGKTYFFCNPKCRERFGADPARYLTPAPAEPTPPAAPGTMYLCPMDPEVRQDHPGACPKCGMALEPESPPVLETRVEFVCPMHPEVVRDAPGSCPICGMALEPRTVLPEEAPDPELQSMRLRFRVGLGLTVPLLALAMSDMIPGQPVQHAVPATVLAWAQLLLATPVVLWGGWPFFQRGWASIRNRHLNMFTLIALGTGAAYLFSVFATLFPGALPHGLRTGHGGTAPLYFEAAAVIVTLVALGQVLELRARHATSGALRALLSLAPAIARRLRDDGHEEDVPLSLVHVGDRLRVRPGEKVPVDGVVLEGTSAVDESMVTGESLPVEKSPDEKVTGGTVNGTGSLVMRAERVGKDTLLSRIVQRVGEAQRTRAPIQRLADRVAAVFVPVVIAVAVVTAVVWGVWGPEPRLAHALVNAVAVLIIACPCALGLATPMSVMVGTGRGAQAGVLIKDAAALERLEAVDTLVVDKTGTLTEGKPRLVSVVPAPGFDEARLLKLAASLERGSEHPLAAAIVEGTKERGMALSPVEDFRSHTGQGVTGRVDGAEVALGNTALMVARGVDAGDLGARAEALRGEGQTVVLVAVDGRLAGLLGVADPVKDSTPEALALLREEGLRVVMLTGDSRTTAEAVARKLGITEVIAGVLPEAKGDAVRRLQREGRVVAMAGDGVNDAPALAQADVGIAMGTGTDIAMESAGVTLVKGDLRAIARARRLSQGTLRNIRQNLFFAFIYNLLGVPLAAGVLYPFFGLLLSPIFASAAMSLSSVSVIGNALRLRKLKL, encoded by the coding sequence ATGAATCACTCCCACTCGCATCACCACCACGCCCACACGCAGCCTCCCCCCACGAGCGGGGGGGCGCACGCCATCGACCCCGTCTGCGGGATGAAGGTGGACCCGCTCGCCCCCAAGGGGGGCAGCCTGGAGCACGAGGGGAAGACGTACTTCTTCTGCAACCCGAAGTGCCGCGAGCGCTTCGGCGCGGACCCGGCGCGCTACCTGACGCCTGCGCCCGCCGAGCCCACGCCGCCCGCCGCGCCGGGGACGATGTACTTGTGCCCCATGGACCCGGAGGTCCGCCAGGACCATCCGGGCGCGTGCCCGAAGTGCGGCATGGCGCTGGAGCCCGAGTCGCCGCCCGTGCTCGAAACCCGCGTCGAGTTCGTGTGCCCCATGCACCCCGAGGTGGTGCGCGACGCGCCGGGAAGCTGCCCCATCTGCGGCATGGCGCTGGAGCCGCGCACCGTGCTGCCCGAGGAGGCGCCGGACCCGGAGCTCCAGTCCATGCGCCTGCGCTTCCGCGTGGGGCTGGGACTCACCGTGCCGCTGCTGGCGCTGGCCATGTCGGACATGATTCCGGGCCAGCCGGTGCAGCACGCGGTGCCCGCGACGGTGCTGGCGTGGGCGCAGCTCCTCCTGGCCACGCCGGTGGTGCTGTGGGGCGGGTGGCCCTTCTTCCAGCGGGGTTGGGCGTCCATCCGCAACCGGCACCTCAACATGTTCACGCTCATCGCGCTGGGAACGGGCGCGGCGTACCTCTTCAGCGTCTTCGCCACGCTCTTCCCCGGCGCGCTGCCGCACGGGCTGCGCACGGGGCACGGAGGCACGGCGCCGCTGTACTTCGAGGCCGCCGCCGTCATCGTCACCCTCGTGGCGCTGGGACAGGTGCTGGAGCTCCGCGCGCGTCACGCCACGTCGGGAGCCCTGCGTGCGCTGCTGAGCCTGGCGCCCGCCATTGCGCGGCGTCTCCGCGACGACGGGCACGAGGAGGACGTGCCGCTGTCGCTCGTGCACGTGGGTGACAGGCTGCGCGTGCGTCCTGGTGAGAAGGTGCCGGTGGACGGCGTGGTGCTGGAGGGCACCAGCGCGGTGGACGAGTCCATGGTGACGGGCGAGTCCCTCCCGGTGGAGAAGTCGCCGGACGAGAAGGTGACGGGCGGCACGGTGAATGGCACCGGCTCGCTGGTGATGCGCGCGGAGCGGGTGGGGAAGGACACGCTGCTGTCGCGCATCGTCCAGCGCGTGGGCGAGGCGCAGCGCACGCGCGCGCCGATTCAGCGGCTCGCGGACAGGGTGGCGGCCGTGTTCGTACCGGTGGTCATCGCGGTGGCGGTGGTGACGGCGGTGGTGTGGGGCGTGTGGGGGCCGGAGCCTCGGCTCGCGCACGCGCTGGTGAACGCGGTGGCGGTGCTCATCATTGCCTGCCCGTGCGCGCTGGGCCTGGCCACGCCCATGTCCGTCATGGTGGGCACGGGCCGGGGTGCGCAGGCGGGTGTGCTCATCAAAGACGCCGCGGCGCTGGAGCGACTGGAGGCGGTGGACACGCTGGTGGTGGACAAGACGGGCACGCTCACCGAGGGCAAGCCGCGTCTCGTGTCGGTGGTGCCGGCCCCGGGCTTCGACGAGGCACGCCTCCTGAAGCTCGCCGCCAGCCTGGAGCGTGGCAGTGAGCACCCGCTCGCGGCCGCCATCGTCGAGGGCACGAAGGAGCGCGGCATGGCGCTGTCGCCGGTGGAGGACTTCCGCTCGCACACGGGACAGGGCGTCACTGGCCGCGTGGACGGCGCCGAGGTGGCGCTGGGCAACACGGCGCTGATGGTGGCGCGCGGCGTGGACGCGGGAGACCTGGGCGCACGTGCCGAGGCCCTGCGCGGCGAGGGCCAGACGGTGGTGCTCGTCGCGGTGGACGGGCGGCTCGCCGGGTTGCTCGGTGTGGCGGACCCGGTGAAGGACTCCACGCCGGAGGCGCTGGCGCTGCTGCGCGAGGAGGGGCTGCGCGTGGTGATGCTCACCGGCGACAGCCGCACCACGGCGGAGGCGGTGGCACGGAAGCTCGGCATCACCGAGGTCATCGCCGGGGTGCTGCCGGAGGCGAAGGGGGACGCGGTGCGCAGGCTCCAGCGCGAGGGGCGCGTGGTGGCCATGGCGGGTGACGGCGTCAACGACGCGCCGGCGCTGGCTCAGGCGGACGTGGGCATCGCCATGGGCACGGGCACGGACATCGCGATGGAGAGCGCGGGTGTCACGCTGGTGAAGGGAGATTTGCGGGCCATCGCCCGGGCGCGGAGGCTGAGCCAGGGGACGCTGCGCAACATCCGGCAGAACCTCTTCTTCGCCTTCATCTACAACCTGCTGGGTGTGCCGCTGGCGGCGGGCGTGCTGTATCCCTTCTTCGGCCTGCTGCTCAGCCCCATCTTCGCCAGCGCGGCGATGAGCCTCTCGTCGGTGTCCGTCATCGGCAACGCGCTGAGGCTGCGGAAGCTGAAGCTGTAG
- a CDS encoding GIY-YIG nuclease family protein, which produces MRTGTAQPLPLHECKVRASLLLKELGSPDASLASRAAERLRALPVFARLSLAELLARRDSVQRKHALAVIALEQGFASWSELKAAREASPPPAVDFEALLSRVGGLFLNRWFTTYEDALASLRSQGGYLFPFRQQFFVCEASLLTALGVDVSDADWALAGPDWMEPLDAAAHARLEQKLARLAAPRSSPLPTRKAAMSTEDVSPPTGSRAQRAEVRRAYKEKPPPMGVFAVRNKANGKVLVGASLNVQGALNRIQFELSTGMDRIPGLLADWKLHGPANFTFEVLDVLEPPEEPGVDLKEELKVLEALWLDRLKPYGDAGYNGPPPT; this is translated from the coding sequence TTGAGAACCGGAACCGCCCAGCCCCTCCCGCTGCACGAGTGCAAGGTCCGCGCATCGCTCCTGCTGAAGGAGCTGGGCTCGCCCGACGCGTCGCTTGCCAGCCGGGCCGCTGAGCGGCTGCGCGCGCTCCCTGTCTTCGCGCGTCTGTCCTTGGCGGAGCTGCTGGCTCGAAGGGATTCGGTGCAGCGCAAGCACGCGCTGGCCGTCATCGCCCTCGAGCAGGGCTTTGCCTCCTGGTCGGAGCTGAAGGCCGCTCGCGAGGCCTCGCCTCCTCCCGCGGTCGACTTCGAGGCCCTGCTCTCGCGCGTCGGTGGCCTCTTCCTCAATCGCTGGTTCACCACGTACGAGGACGCGCTCGCGTCGCTGCGCTCCCAGGGCGGCTACCTCTTCCCGTTCCGCCAACAGTTCTTCGTCTGCGAGGCCAGCCTGCTCACGGCGCTCGGCGTGGACGTGAGTGACGCGGACTGGGCGCTGGCCGGACCCGACTGGATGGAGCCGCTGGATGCGGCCGCCCACGCGCGGCTCGAGCAGAAGCTCGCCCGCCTCGCTGCTCCTCGTTCTTCTCCTCTACCCACCCGAAAGGCAGCCATGTCCACTGAAGATGTCTCCCCTCCGACCGGAAGCCGCGCGCAGCGCGCCGAGGTGCGGCGCGCATACAAGGAGAAGCCTCCACCGATGGGCGTGTTCGCCGTGCGCAACAAGGCGAACGGCAAGGTGCTGGTGGGCGCCAGTCTCAACGTGCAGGGCGCGCTCAACCGCATCCAGTTCGAGCTGAGCACCGGCATGGACCGCATCCCCGGCCTGCTGGCGGACTGGAAGCTCCACGGCCCGGCCAACTTCACCTTCGAGGTGCTCGACGTGCTGGAGCCGCCCGAGGAGCCGGGAGTGGACCTGAAGGAGGAGCTCAAGGTGCTGGAGGCGCTCTGGCTCGACAGGCTCAAGCCCTACGGTGACGCGGGCTACAACGGCCCTCCGCCTACATAG
- a CDS encoding RNA polymerase sigma factor: MSGESQDTVEVAGEDVLPALVGNHRQFLGFLERRVGSRAVAEEILQSAFVKTLEKGGALRDGEGAVTWFYRLLRNALVDHYRKQAAEGRALEREAREASEFSEDPELKSTVCACVGDLLPTLKPEYADLVRKVDLEERAVPDVAKEVGITANNAGVRLHRARQALKKQLERSCGTCASHGCLDCSCKKARA; the protein is encoded by the coding sequence ATGAGCGGCGAGTCGCAGGACACAGTCGAGGTGGCGGGCGAGGACGTGCTTCCGGCGCTGGTGGGCAATCACCGCCAGTTCCTCGGCTTCCTGGAGCGGCGGGTGGGCAGCCGCGCGGTGGCGGAGGAAATCCTCCAGTCCGCCTTCGTGAAGACGCTGGAGAAGGGCGGGGCGCTGCGAGACGGCGAGGGCGCGGTGACGTGGTTCTACCGGCTGCTGCGCAATGCGCTGGTGGACCACTACCGCAAGCAGGCCGCCGAAGGGCGCGCACTGGAGCGCGAAGCCCGCGAGGCCTCGGAGTTTTCCGAGGACCCGGAGCTCAAGAGCACCGTCTGCGCCTGCGTGGGTGACTTGCTGCCCACCCTCAAGCCCGAGTACGCGGACCTGGTGCGCAAGGTGGACCTGGAGGAGCGCGCCGTGCCCGACGTGGCGAAGGAGGTGGGCATCACCGCCAACAACGCGGGCGTGCGCCTGCACCGGGCCCGGCAGGCGCTGAAGAAGCAGCTGGAGCGGAGCTGTGGCACCTGCGCCTCGCACGGCTGCCTGGACTGTTCGTGCAAGAAGGCCCGCGCGTGA
- a CDS encoding serine hydrolase, translating into MYRYDLVRLHAALERNVALDAATREEMLTPYPEDKKRGTGMVLGWKTSRVGGRNGALVVSKNGAGDGFSSLFTWLPDRGDAVIVVVNRKGEGVETPRIVARLAETAFGLELRALGDEG; encoded by the coding sequence GTGTACCGATATGACCTGGTGCGGCTGCACGCCGCGCTGGAGCGCAATGTCGCGCTCGATGCGGCCACGCGCGAGGAGATGCTCACGCCCTACCCGGAGGACAAGAAGCGCGGCACTGGCATGGTGCTCGGCTGGAAGACGAGCCGGGTGGGTGGGCGCAACGGCGCGCTCGTCGTCAGCAAGAACGGCGCGGGGGACGGATTCTCCAGCCTCTTCACCTGGCTGCCCGACCGCGGCGACGCGGTCATCGTGGTGGTCAACCGCAAGGGCGAGGGTGTGGAGACGCCGCGCATCGTGGCACGGCTGGCCGAGACGGCCTTCGGGCTCGAATTGCGCGCGCTGGGGGATGAGGGCTGA